The nucleotide sequence GTCGGGGGCATAGAGGGTGGTATCCATATAATCGGCAAGAGAAATGGTTCCGCCAGCGTTGGTTATACGCTCGCGGAGAAGTGTAACCATTTCTTCTACCCGTACTGACGCCTCCAAAGTAAGCGCTGGCAAACCTTCGGGAATAGATAGCGGAGAGCGCGAGGACATGGTTTTATAATCGATCCTGTGGCTATTATGCTAATTTGCGTTCCCAGGGACAGAAACTATTCACGGAAATCCAGTCAATAGTTCGACGCTGAAGAGTTAATGGGTGAGTAGTTGCGATACGCCCGTCGTAACGAGCAATATATGAAATTACTCCCGCGTGGGAACCTCCAATTCCTCTACCTCTGCGATTCGGGCACGGGCCTGAAGCCATCGTACTCCAAACAGATCCACAATCCCCACCCATAAACGGTTGTTTAGACCGTATTTAGAGGCGCCACGGGTGCGTGGTCGATGATTTACTGGCACGGATTGCACCCGTCCACCGGCTCGTAGAAATAACGCGGGGAGAAAGCGGTGCATGTGGTCAAAATAGGGCAATTCTAGAAACACCGTTCGCGAAAAGACCTTAAGTCCGCAACCCGTATCGGGGGTGTAATCTTTTAACAGGCGTCCGCGCACGGTATTGGCGACCCGAGACGATAGGCGTCGAAACCAGGTATCGTGACGGTGTGCCCGCCAACCAGCGACTAGCAGTGGTCCAATGCCGTAGTCGGCGCGGGTGACGGTGAGGAGGGCGGGGATATCCGCAGGGTCGTTTTGGCCATCACCGTCTAGGGTGGCAACATAGCGACCCCGAGCGGCACGAATACCACTCACCAAGGCAGTGCTTTGACCACAGCTACTACGGTGATGTAGTACCCGCAGTCGTGGACGGTTGCGAGCGCTCTCCGCCAGGCGGAGCGGTGTGGTGTCGTTGCTACCGTCGTCCACGTAGATCACCTCGAAATCCGCCACCCCTTCCAGGGCGGTGTGAATTTCGTCAATCAGGGATACGATGTTGCCCTCCTCGTTGTGTACCGGAACGACGACCGAGACTTCCGGGGCGGACGACCTTGAGGCGGGGAATAAAGGGGATGTATGTTGTGGCATACCGGGCAGTGGCGTGAAACAAGGTGGGATACACGAGAAAAGACCGGTGCAGAATACCCGAAATTCTTCAACCACCCCACCCCATCGTTCCATCTTAAGTCGTTCAGAAATGATAATACCACACACAAAAAGGGTGGCCAATGATGTGAGCGAATAAACGTGGATACTGCACATATTACCGTTGGCGTTGTCTTGGTCTGGATGAATGCCAGTGACTCAAGTTGCTGTCTATAACCCGTTAGGTCGTCATTCCGGTAGAGATTGCCGAAATTCAGGATGCAGGATGCAGGAATGTCCATCATTTATTCCTTTCGCTGAGAGGGTGGGATAAATGATTACCCTTCAATACGGCATCAATAATTATTGTCTGAATGATTTGTGTTTCGCAGCTTGCCAATGTTTCAGCGCGAATATTTTTCGTTCACAGAGAGGCGTATGAATAATCAATTTTTGTATCCCTCTTGACAATCCCCTCCATGGAGATGATATCTTGAGGTACGCGCTTATCTATGATCGGATATTTTTATCCGTTATTCATAGTTGTACCCTAGAAACAATGTAGCTGCACTCATAGCGGAGAAGGAAATTTGTCATGCTGCAACAGAAAACAGTAATAAGACTAGCTGCTATTGTCATTGTTTTGTCAATCTTGGCTTGTAGTGTTATTCCTGCCTCTGCCCCATCGGGGTGGAGCAATTGGGAGGATATTGGCGGGCAGATCAAGGATGCCCCAGCAGTATCGTCGTGGAGCCCTCATCGGCTTGATGTATTTGCACGTGGCCAAGACGATGCGCTCTGGCATACATATTGGGATGGAACTGCTTGGCATGACTATGAAAGTCTCGGCGGCAAGATTACCTCTGGTCCAGCAGCGGTTTCTTGGGGCGGGGGACGTATTGACATCGTTGCGCGTAGCCAAGAGGGTCATGTATTACATACCTGGTGGGAAAATGGATGGGGCACGTGGGAAGACCTCGGCGGAGAAATAAAGGACGCCCCCGCGATTTCCTCGTGGGGAGAGAATCGATTGGATGTCTTTGCTCGTGGTGTCGATGACGCGCTCTGGCACAAATATTGGGATGTCTCAACCTGGAGTGACTGGGAGAATCTTGGTGGGTCGATTACTTCTGGACCAGCCGCGACCTCGTGGGGTCCAAACCGTATTGATGTGTTCGCCCGTGGCGCAGAGGGTCACGTTTGGCATAACTGGTGGAGCGACGCATGGGGTTCTTGGGAGGATTTAGGGGGACAAATCAAAGATTCACCTGGGGTCGCCGCGTGGGAAGCCAACCGTCTTGATTTGTTCGTGCGTAATGAAGACGATGGCATGTGGCATAAATATTGGGATAGCGCTACCTGGAGCGATTTTGAAGGTCTCGGTGGTTCGATTACCTCCGGGCCAGGCGCGGTTTCATGGGGACCAGGGCGTATTGATATGTTTGCACGTGGTCAAGATACTCATGTGTGGCACAAGTGGTGGAGTCAATGATCCACTGAAGATTAAAATAACCGAATAATTAGTACCTGATCGAAAATCCCGATTTTGTGTTTTGCAGCCTAGAGGGTTGCCAGTCATTTTTCGTTCCCACGCTGAGGCGTGGAAACGAGATGACTTGGGTTAGTTAGCAATCCTCCGGGTTGCAAAATACAAAATCGGAGTTTTCGTCCAGATACTAGGTAGCAACTTGAGTTACGTTACATACCCCAAACCAGCAATATATCTACCGGAAAATTTCCTGTGGCAGCGTCGCCGTTGATCGCAGTGAGTCAAGAGGCGGTGGTAACCGCCACCATCGAAATGCTTCCTACAATATCGTTGAGCGAAAAGATAGCTCTTGCCTGCGAGGCATTTGCGCTGTGGTTTCTATTGGGCGCGTCGCTTGGTTTGGGGGCGTGGGAGCATTGCTCACAGTCGCTCGGATTCAATCTTAATTCCTTCATTCACAACAACGAAATTCCGCCAGCTCGACGCTTTGGGCTGGTGTTCATAATGATGGTTGGAGGTCTCTTCGCCACCAGTATTGGCGCACTGGCATATTGGATCGCTGAAGGCGGTAATCTGTTAAAGATGAAACGGGCCGCGCTCCGCCTGGCGCCACTGTCCTGTGCTGGTTTTCTACCACTGATCCTAAATTGGTCGTATTGGCCTAATCGAGAGCTGGTGGCCCTTAGTTTAATCTCGATATGCGGAATTATTGTCGAATTCTCAACGCGCCGCAGTTTGGCGGTAGGCCCGGCAATTCTTACCGAAGATATGCGAGACTCTTTCGAGAGATTGCGCCGCAAGTTCTCAAAAAGATATTTGGTTAATATCATTACCTACGGCTCAGTTTTGGCGGGTATTGTAGGATACGCGGTGGTGTTCTCAATCTTCACAGTGCGAAATCACTATCGTTTGGCAACATCTGATTTCGACCTGGCAATTGAGAATAATCTCATTTGGAATGCGATTCATTGGGGGCCGTTGTTCAAATCTTCCCCGCTCGGGGGGCCAGACGCCGTTCACACCGGATTTCATCAAACTTTCTTCGCCTATGTGATCGGGATTCCCTATCGATTCTACCCGCAACCGCAATTTCTCCTAGTTTTTCAGTCAATAGTGATCGCGTTTGCTGCGGCGCCACTCTTTGTTTGGGCCAAGGGCAAGGTTGGTCCATGGTTGGCAACTATTTTGGCGCTGGCATATTTGTTCTATCCCCCGGTACATGGCGCCAATCTATATGACTTTCACTATCAGCCGTTGGGGCACTTCTTTGTCTGGTGCGCACTCATTTTCTTCGAACGCGGAAAATTTGGTTGGGCGGCGTTTCTGACGCTCATTGCGTTTTCGTTGCGCGAGGATATGCCGCTAATGATGACGGTGATTGCTGCGTATCTGTTGTTTTCTCGGCAACGCTCAATCGCCGGTCTCATTTTGGGACTGGTATCGATGACGGTCTTTGTGGTGCAGAAAGGGATTATTATGCCCCAATTTCTAGGGGGCGAGGAGTCATATATCGTTCAATATGTGCAGATGGTAGCACCAGGGGAACACGGTTTTTCTAGCGTAATAAAAACGCTCATTACTAATCCTGGCTTTACGCTGGAGAAACTTCTGGAGGGGGATAAGGGGATTTTTGCGCTTCTGGTGTTTATTCCGTTACGGAGCCCGATGGGATTTTTATTCAGCCTGCCGGTATTTTTCTTTAATTTTCTTTCGACCGCCTATTGGCCGCTAACGCAGATTTCTTTCCAGTATACGGCGTATGCGTCGATGTTTGTGTTCTTGAGTATCGGCCATACTTGGTGGAAGACGAGCGACCCAATTCTTCGGCGCAGTATGGCGGCCGGTCTCTGTGTGGCGATGGTGGGGGCGACGGCTATTTTTGGCGGTCTCTTTCAGCAGAACACTGCCCGTGGTGCGTGGGAACTCGAACACTTCACCCTGACGGAAAACGACCGGCAGCGGCATAACGATTTCTATGCGCTCCTTGAGCAGATTCCCCCGCTGGCGCCAGTAGCAGGTGCTACGCAACTTGCGCCACATCTATCGTCGCGCCCCAATTGCTATACGTTGCGAAATTTTGTAGAGAACACTGAATACATCGTATACGAAGCAGATCGTCTTGGGGAAAAAGAGAAAGACATCATTCTGAAATATATCGAGCGGGATGCCTTTGGTCTATTGGATCAACGAAATTCATTCTACCTTCTCAAGCGTGGCCACGACCCATCACGAAATGATGAAGTATTTGACAGTATACGTTAACTCAAATTTTTACCTAACCCAAGTTGCTACCTAGCGCGCTTTTCTCCCCTCGCCCTCCGGGAGAGGGGCTTTTTCGTTTCTCACCGCATAGGTAGCAACTTGGGTTACCTATAACCGGCCAGATACTTAATCCGCAACTTGATTCAACGTCGCCCCCCTTTTTTTGCGGCGACGTTGACATGGGTCGTGGCTTGGAGACGGATAAGCCTGTTGTCTGGGTACTCAAGGTCGGACATCAGGTGAATTCTCGAAGAAACGCGTGGGCGATGCCTCGTCGTTTTCGAAGGGGGGAGGTAGCTCCAACTGTACCGTTGATGCGGTATTTACCATCGATGTGGACGTGTCGGCCTCGACCATTCCTCGCATCTTTTGTCCCTCCATCTGGGAGAGGGGGGGCAGCACCAGTCCTGGGTCTTTGGGGCGATTCTCAGGGTGCATGGCCTCAATCTGACGGTCACGCATG is from Gammaproteobacteria bacterium and encodes:
- a CDS encoding hypothetical protein (Evidence 5 : Unknown function), which translates into the protein MCSIHVYSLTSLATLFVCGIIISERLKMERWGGVVEEFRVFCTGLFSCIPPCFTPLPGMPQHTSPLFPASRSSAPEVSVVVPVHNEEGNIVSLIDEIHTALEGVADFEVIYVDDGSNDTTPLRLAESARNRPRLRVLHHRSSCGQSTALVSGIRAARGRYVATLDGDGQNDPADIPALLTVTRADYGIGPLLVAGWRAHRHDTWFRRLSSRVANTVRGRLLKDYTPDTGCGLKVFSRTVFLELPYFDHMHRFLPALFLRAGGRVQSVPVNHRPRTRGASKYGLNNRLWVGIVDLFGVRWLQARARIAEVEELEVPTRE
- a CDS encoding Carbohydrate-binding protein, which translates into the protein MLQQKTVIRLAAIVIVLSILACSVIPASAPSGWSNWEDIGGQIKDAPAVSSWSPHRLDVFARGQDDALWHTYWDGTAWHDYESLGGKITSGPAAVSWGGGRIDIVARSQEGHVLHTWWENGWGTWEDLGGEIKDAPAISSWGENRLDVFARGVDDALWHKYWDVSTWSDWENLGGSITSGPAATSWGPNRIDVFARGAEGHVWHNWWSDAWGSWEDLGGQIKDSPGVAAWEANRLDLFVRNEDDGMWHKYWDSATWSDFEGLGGSITSGPGAVSWGPGRIDMFARGQDTHVWHKWWSQ
- a CDS encoding conserved membrane hypothetical protein (Evidence 4 : Unknown function but conserved in other organisms); the encoded protein is MAASPLIAVSQEAVVTATIEMLPTISLSEKIALACEAFALWFLLGASLGLGAWEHCSQSLGFNLNSFIHNNEIPPARRFGLVFIMMVGGLFATSIGALAYWIAEGGNLLKMKRAALRLAPLSCAGFLPLILNWSYWPNRELVALSLISICGIIVEFSTRRSLAVGPAILTEDMRDSFERLRRKFSKRYLVNIITYGSVLAGIVGYAVVFSIFTVRNHYRLATSDFDLAIENNLIWNAIHWGPLFKSSPLGGPDAVHTGFHQTFFAYVIGIPYRFYPQPQFLLVFQSIVIAFAAAPLFVWAKGKVGPWLATILALAYLFYPPVHGANLYDFHYQPLGHFFVWCALIFFERGKFGWAAFLTLIAFSLREDMPLMMTVIAAYLLFSRQRSIAGLILGLVSMTVFVVQKGIIMPQFLGGEESYIVQYVQMVAPGEHGFSSVIKTLITNPGFTLEKLLEGDKGIFALLVFIPLRSPMGFLFSLPVFFFNFLSTAYWPLTQISFQYTAYASMFVFLSIGHTWWKTSDPILRRSMAAGLCVAMVGATAIFGGLFQQNTARGAWELEHFTLTENDRQRHNDFYALLEQIPPLAPVAGATQLAPHLSSRPNCYTLRNFVENTEYIVYEADRLGEKEKDIILKYIERDAFGLLDQRNSFYLLKRGHDPSRNDEVFDSIR